Proteins from a single region of Candidatus Stygibacter australis:
- the tilS gene encoding tRNA lysidine(34) synthetase TilS has product MQKEMNFIRKFEKYIRKNKLFMPKSRILVGFSGGPDSTALLTALYHLRTKYQFHLLAVHINYHLRGEESGLEEAAVKKFCFARNIAILVKHYDPKGKKVNENNLREFRFNWFNGLVGSYKIDSIALGHNQSDQAETVLYRLLRGSLLTGLGGIKPKSGNIIHPLISFSRDEITAFLEKENIPWCEDVSNQQNEFTRNKLRNFIFPWISDNINPQAVEKISAIAPFLQEADDILSNSAMIRMRHVMEENNDDEYRLKVSELLKIRPLLRFYIYRHLYGEINGTEQDFYQSNFEIIEKSLKREGNREIQLPHGVILLKEYDNLRVMKHGYQETEEVEAAREIPSLRTRFAYAGWRISMKKLKKLPESRDLFVDKNIAYLDFDKLEWSLVVRHREPGDRFVPFGMKHNKKLKDFFIDLKVPAQERANALVFTDQKNIFWVGNQRIDQRYAVSKETSSILMIKIEKIRQRKSRPAERMKRR; this is encoded by the coding sequence ATGCAGAAAGAGATGAATTTTATCAGGAAGTTTGAGAAATATATTCGTAAGAATAAGCTATTTATGCCTAAGTCAAGGATATTAGTAGGGTTTTCGGGAGGGCCTGATTCCACGGCATTACTTACGGCACTTTATCATTTGCGAACTAAATATCAATTCCATCTGCTGGCAGTACATATAAATTATCATCTGCGGGGAGAAGAAAGCGGACTGGAAGAAGCAGCAGTAAAGAAATTTTGTTTTGCTCGAAACATTGCGATTCTGGTGAAACATTATGACCCCAAAGGCAAGAAAGTGAATGAGAATAATCTGCGGGAATTCCGGTTTAACTGGTTCAATGGGCTGGTGGGATCATACAAGATAGATTCCATAGCTTTGGGACATAATCAAAGTGATCAGGCAGAAACAGTGTTATATAGGTTACTAAGGGGCAGTTTACTCACGGGGCTGGGCGGGATAAAACCGAAATCGGGCAATATTATTCACCCGCTTATCAGTTTTTCACGGGATGAGATCACGGCTTTTCTGGAAAAAGAGAATATCCCCTGGTGTGAAGATGTGAGCAATCAGCAGAATGAATTTACGCGTAATAAACTGCGCAATTTTATCTTTCCCTGGATATCTGATAATATCAATCCCCAGGCAGTAGAGAAGATATCAGCTATAGCCCCATTTTTGCAGGAAGCAGATGATATTTTATCTAATTCGGCAATGATCCGGATGCGTCATGTGATGGAAGAAAATAATGACGATGAATATCGCTTGAAAGTATCTGAATTATTGAAGATCAGACCTCTTTTGAGATTTTACATATATCGTCATCTTTATGGTGAAATTAACGGAACTGAGCAGGATTTTTATCAGAGTAATTTTGAGATCATAGAGAAATCACTTAAACGAGAGGGTAACCGTGAGATCCAATTACCGCATGGCGTGATATTATTGAAGGAATATGATAATTTACGGGTTATGAAACATGGATATCAGGAAACTGAAGAGGTGGAAGCAGCGAGGGAAATACCGAGTTTGCGTACCCGTTTTGCCTATGCTGGCTGGCGGATAAGTATGAAGAAACTAAAAAAACTGCCAGAGAGTCGGGACTTATTTGTAGACAAAAATATAGCCTATCTGGATTTTGATAAACTTGAGTGGTCACTTGTAGTAAGGCATCGGGAACCAGGCGATCGTTTTGTGCCTTTTGGCATGAAACACAATAAGAAATTAAAAGATTTTTTTATCGACCTGAAAGTACCGGCACAAGAAAGGGCGAATGCGCTGGTATTTACTGACCAGAAAAATATTTTCTGGGTAGGAAATCAAAGAATAGATCAGCGATATGCAGTCAGCAAGGAAACCAGTAGTATATTAATGATAAAAATTGAGAAAATCCGCCAGCGGAAGTCAAGACCGGCGGAGCGAATGAAAAGAAGGTGA
- the aroA gene encoding 3-phosphoshikimate 1-carboxyvinyltransferase: MLNIKLPYSKSELNRIMILGSQLKGKLVIKGGSSAADILTLQQALTELGCEFEISVDEIIMLCENGLSQKGEVCIKDSATGFRLLLARLAAQPGGEYLLDASAQLQKRPMQELILALRQMGAMITTDKFPYQIKGNFLDGSNMKIDTSISSQYLSALLLIAPQCLGGMNIEVTGKRVSWEYVELTIQILRKMGIEVYAKQDKLVVLPGSRLSNPSKIEVATDYSSACYFWAMAAAFGNSVKTIGSRKKSFQPDAAFADLLAEMGAEVIDEDDHVIVKGNYLQGIKADMSQMPDQVPTLAVLGLMAGSEIEITNISHLQYKESNRIESILTEIRRCGGKAEYKDGCLRVFPLAKYPGQVLIDPHGDHRLAMAFAILKLKYPEIEIDDPAVVNKSFPDFWTEFRRFRDSE, encoded by the coding sequence ATGTTAAATATTAAGCTTCCGTATTCCAAATCTGAGCTGAACCGGATTATGATCCTGGGCAGTCAGTTAAAGGGCAAACTTGTGATCAAGGGTGGATCGAGTGCTGCTGATATTCTCACTTTGCAGCAGGCACTTACTGAGCTTGGTTGTGAATTTGAGATTTCTGTTGATGAGATCATCATGCTATGCGAGAACGGTTTATCACAAAAGGGTGAAGTTTGTATCAAAGATTCAGCTACAGGATTCAGATTGCTGCTGGCTCGTTTGGCAGCTCAGCCGGGTGGAGAATATCTGCTGGATGCCTCTGCTCAATTGCAAAAAAGACCGATGCAGGAGCTGATATTAGCTCTCCGACAGATGGGGGCAATGATCACTACTGACAAATTTCCCTATCAGATCAAGGGTAATTTTCTGGATGGCAGCAATATGAAGATAGATACTTCGATCAGCAGTCAATATCTGAGTGCCTTGCTATTGATAGCTCCGCAATGCCTGGGGGGAATGAATATAGAAGTAACCGGCAAACGAGTATCATGGGAATATGTGGAACTGACAATCCAGATTTTGCGTAAAATGGGGATTGAGGTCTATGCAAAGCAGGATAAGCTGGTCGTACTGCCTGGCAGCAGGTTATCTAATCCCTCAAAGATCGAAGTAGCGACAGATTATTCCTCCGCCTGCTATTTCTGGGCAATGGCGGCTGCTTTCGGAAATTCAGTAAAAACAATCGGCAGCAGAAAGAAATCATTTCAGCCGGATGCTGCTTTTGCTGACCTGCTGGCAGAAATGGGTGCTGAGGTGATTGACGAAGATGATCATGTTATTGTGAAGGGGAACTATCTGCAGGGAATTAAGGCAGATATGAGCCAGATGCCCGACCAGGTTCCTACTCTTGCTGTGCTGGGGCTAATGGCAGGATCCGAAATTGAGATAACCAATATCAGTCATCTGCAATATAAAGAAAGTAATAGAATAGAATCAATACTGACAGAGATCAGGCGTTGCGGTGGCAAAGCAGAATATAAAGACGGATGCTTGAGAGTATTTCCTTTAGCTAAGTATCCAGGACAGGTTTTGATTGATCCCCATGGAGATCATCGATTGGCTATGGCATTTGCCATACTGAAGCTTAAATATCCTGAGATAGAGATTGATGACCCTGCTGTGGTAAATAAATCGTTTCCTGATTTCTGGACTGAGTTCCGCAGATTCAGGGATTCAGAATAA